One segment of Salvelinus alpinus chromosome 1, SLU_Salpinus.1, whole genome shotgun sequence DNA contains the following:
- the LOC139532830 gene encoding nuclear receptor-interacting protein 1-like: protein MTHGEEPGPETHTDSAVLTYLEGLLMHPVAAGPGATATRRSEAPHGHGNQMEQVNKAARPFQLPSHSPAIAAVQKAGNGNGPTLHHGASQNLKKARLLRSGPWNEPGAQRLSSPPVELNGQGGGGGLQNGALEGSPHAGESTLLASLLQSFSSRLQSVAMSQQSTKPPSEHSPPTDPPPPADKEQLPCYGMASSRLKGLMRKTKLQNHSSTPYSRRGHSHGHSQERPCESPRSVQSSTPPSAPIAAAAATDAVSCAERLKAVANLVKIRSSPAPSPKPSVACSQLALLLSSEAHLQQYSREHALKAQLSGRSASERLAAMATQQTQDKRPPSTEDAPPTSATTTTLDVLSSLTTQNGTTTATLPRLALNSSSSQRSPSSLLPVHSSPHPTPPPLPLTHNTQTQPQTPTREKRGFDSRSTRPPQTCSSLLLLLLNNHNNQKQLTKNGHLEDDCGVLPASRGSSVTSDSECSVQEKSLAKREESCSDAEISFSSCSPIDLSMRSRASTRAPETRPKATSSSTSASYSSSSTAFSSNSSSAVFSSAPPVFSSSTIAFSSSSTILSSSSTTFCSSSSSSLDKLTESLLNKWKPDPSGPKVTQVKKELEMSPDLKSQPKVTLMQLLLERRNNDKVNKIVVNPDLQHDATLSSLSRVPLKSLAPWEEVRIQSPLDRPGPGLPMYSLSRDPSSTPSPFSYPSPYVQSSPLDLCKSKPFPVEKAATEPAFSASKLLQNLAQCGTASPSPPMVPSKVPSQDLEVGGGRPLALLERLNAPIQSNTTCTPLSDGPSGSGTPSFSRWGEVSPPASQIENLLERRTVLQLLLGAGSSSTSSVASATHRDRSGGRGSVETAAGGCYEKPPGTSVICDNSNGPTAADIKVKTEPGEEGLDLLSSAVCEDVTSQKRRGGGAGYNYRHNPFSEPQQDLKTEPRPTEVIAKYGLLSQLLKQQSATYYTSAAQLQTDRRPSPVHVKEEQRDYHHQGPSPKKIRLCTELAESLNNGSPQRAVVDSGGSYSHSSLVHSLVHKQIQEEPDYHKALRGPKVEETQARSPSSEALLPRESRGFNVLKQLLLSDNCLKELSQHPRGGPSPSVLQANGKANGSVLNLNQPGYNHHNLLNLPTLPWHHPNSHNSLSSGPPSHLRPQPTTPPTGDSSQRSPWGRHTALPPHQDSPKRDPTPVKREPESPGRWAGRDREEECSDSSPDSPRLTRSNPILYYMLQKGSAQLRREGRDQAEGTQGSVPGGVKVKEEPGTNSNDAYNHRLSSTTTSTQHSSLSPPYNNDKHSHKNYRLSDSSDKW from the coding sequence ATTGCCGCTGTTCAGAAGGCTGGCAATGGGAACGGTCCCACACTGCACCATGGGGCCTCCCAGAACCTGAAGAAGGCCCGGCTGCTCCGCTCAGGGCCCTGGAACGAGCCTGGGGCCCAGAGGCTGAGCTCCCCCCCTGTTGAGCTGAACggccagggaggaggaggaggcctgCAAAACGGGGCCCTGGAGGGCTCTCCTCACGCTGGGGAGAGCACACTGCTGGCCTCCCTGCTCCAGTCATTCAGCTCCAGACTGCAGAGTGTGGCCATGTCGCAGCAGTCCACCAAACCCCCCAGCGAGCACTCCCCGCCCACCGATCCCCCTCCTCCTGCAGACAAGGAGCAGCTCCCCTGCTACGGAATGGCCTCCAGCCGCCTCAAGGGCCTGATGAGGAAGACCAAGCTGCAGAACCACAGCAGCACGCCTTACAGCCGGCGAGGCCACAGCCACGGCCACAGCCAGGAAAGGCCCTGTGAGTCCCCCCGCTCGGTGCAGAGCAGCACGCCTCCCTCCGCCCccattgctgctgctgctgccactgATGCTGTGTCCTGTGCTGAACGGCTCAAGGCTGTGGCCAACCTGGTGAAGATCCGCTCCAGCCCTGCCCCCTCTCCCAAGCCCAGTGTGGCCTGCAGTCAACTGGCCCTTCTGCTGTCCAGTGAGGCCCACCTGCAGCAGTATTCCCGGGAGCACGCCCTCAAGGCCCAGCTCTCTGGGCGCTCAGCCAGCGAGAGGCTGGCCGCCATGGCAACGCAACAGACCCAGGACAAGAGACCGCCCAGCACAGAAGATGCTCCGCCCACCagcgccaccaccaccaccctagaCGTGCTAAGCTCCTTAACCACCCAAAACGGGACAACGACAGCAACACTCCCCCGACTGGCACTAAACTCCAGCTCCAGCCAGCGGAGCCCCTCCTCTCTGCTGCCAGTCCACAGCTCACCACacccaaccccccctcctctgccCCTCACCCACAACACCCAGACCCAACCCCAAACCCCCACTAGGGAGAAACGGGGATTTGATTCGCGCTCCACCAGGCCTCCCCAGACCTGCAGCAGCCTGCTCCTGCTGCTcctcaacaaccacaacaaccagaAGCAGCTGACTAAGAACGGGCACCTGGAGGACGACTGCGGGGTCCTGCCTGCCAGCCGCGGCTCCTCAGTCACCTCTGACAGTGAGTGCTCTGTCCAGGAGAAAAGCCTGgccaagagagaggagagctgcAGCGATGCAGAGATCTCCTTCTCCAGCTGCTCTCCCATTGACCTCTCTATGAGGAGCAGGGCCAGCACCAGAGCTCCAGAGACCAGGCCTAAAGCCACCTCCTCTTCCACGTCTGCTTcttactcctcctcttctactGCTTTCTCCTCCAACTCCTCTTCTGCTGTTTTCTCCTCTGCCCCCCCTGTCTTTTCCTCTTCCACTAttgctttctcttcctcctctaccattctctcctcttcctccacgaCTTTCTGTTCCTCCTCGTCCTCGTCCTTAGACAAACTTACTGAGTCCCTTCTAAACAAGTGGAAGCCGGATCCCTCCGGGCCAAAGGTCACCCAGGTTAAGAAGGAGCTTGAAATGAGCCCAGACCTTAAATCCCAGCCCAAGGTCACTCTCATGCAGCTCCTTCTGGAGCGCAGGAATAACGACAAGGTAAACAAAATTGTGGTTAATCCAGATTTGCAGCATGACGCAACTCTGTCCAGTCTGTCACGGGTCCCACTTAAATCACTGGCCCCCTGGGAGGAAGTCAGGATACAGAGCCCTCTGGACAGACCAGGCCCAGGCCTTCCCATGTACTCTCTCAGCCGAGACCCCAGCAGCACCCCGTCCCCGTTCTCCTACCCCTCTCCCTATGTCCAGTCTAGCCCTCTGGATCTATGTAAGTCTAAACCCTTCCCTGTTGAGAAAGCTGCAACTGAGCCGGCGTTCAGCGCCAGCAAACTGTTACAGAACCTGGCCCAATGCGGCACCGCCTCACCCTCCCCGCCCATGGTTCCTAGCAAAGTACCCAGCCAGGATCTGGAGGTGGGTGGTGGCAGGCCTCTGGCCCTGCTGGAGAGGCTCAACGCCCCCATCCAGAGTAACACAACATGTACCCCCCTCTCAGACGGGCCCTCAGGCAGCGGCACACCGTCGTTCAGCCGTTGGGGGGAAGTGTCGCCCCCCGCATCCCAGATCGAGAATCTTCTAGAGCGTCGCACGGTGCTGCAGCTCCTGCTGGGAGCAggttcctcctctacctcctccgtGGCCTCAGCCACCCACAGAGACAGGTCTGGTGGGAGGGGCAGTGTGGAGACGGCGGCGGGGGGCTGCTATGAGAAGCCCCCTGGCACTTCTGTCATCTGTGACAACTCCAACGGGCCCACGGCAGCAGACATCAAGGTCAAAACTGAACCGGGGGAGGAGGGCCTGGACCTGTTGTCCTCTGCTGTGTGTGAGGATGTGACGAGCCAAAAGAGACGGGGAGGAGGAGCAGGGTATAACTACAGGCATAACCCATTCTCTGAACCCCAGCAGGACCTAAAAACAGAGCCCCGGCCCACAGAAGTCATTGCTAAATATGGCCTCCTGAGCCAGCTCTTAAAACAGCAGAGCGCTACCTACTACACCAGCGCTGCACAACTGCAAACAGATCGCCGGCCCAGCCCTGTCCATGTaaaggaggagcagagagactaccaccacCAGGGGCCCAGCCCTAAAAAGATACGGCTCTGCACGGAGCTGGCTGAGAGCCTGAACAATGGCAGCCCTCAGCGGGCAGTGGTGGACAGTGGAGGCAGCTACAGCCACAGCAGCCTGGTTCATAGCCTGGTCCATAAGCAGATACAGGAGGAGCCTGACTACCACAAGGCCCTGAGGGGCCCTAAAGTGGAAGAGACCCAAGCCAGGAGCCCCAGCAGTGAAGCTCTCCTCCCTAGGGAGAGCCGGGGCTTCAATGTGCTTAAACAGCTGCTCTTGTCTGACAACTGTCTGAAGGAGCTGTCCCAGCATCCCCGGGGGGGGCCCAGCCCCTCTGTCCTGCAGGCCAATGGTAAAGCCAATGGGAGCGTCCTTAACCTCAATCAGCCGGGCTACAATCACCACAACCTCCTCAACCTGCCTACCCTGCCCTGGCACCACCCCAACTCCCATAACTCCCTCAGTTCAGGGCCCCCCAGCCACCTCAGACCGCAGCCAACAACCCCCCCAACTGGGGACAGCAGCCAACGCTCCCCCTGGGGGCGCCACACAGCCCTCCCACCCCACCAGGACTCGCCCAAACGGGACCCCACTCCAGTGAAACGGGAGCCGGAGAGCCCAGGGCGGTGGGCAGGTCGGGACCGGGAGGAGGAGTGCTCTGATTCGAGCCCAGACTCCCCCCGGCTGACCCGCTCCAACCCCATCCTATACTACATGCTGCAGAAAGGCAGCGCTCAgctgaggagggaggggagggaccaGGCAGAGGGGACCCAGGGGTCAGTGCCAGGGGGGGTGAAGGTGAAGGAGGAGCCGGGTACTAACAGCAATGATGCCTACAACCACAGACTgagctccaccaccacctccacccagcactcctccctgtcccctccctACAACAACGACAAGCACAGTCACAAGAACTATAGGCTGAGCGACTCATCTGATAAATGGTAG